The region ATTCTGCCCAACCGCTTTACGAGCGGCGAGAACTTCATCAAGGCAAATACCACCAAAACGTTTCCCAGCGCCAACGACAAGTTCACCTTCGACATCGCTGGCCCCGCTGGGCTGAACAAGGTCCTGGCGCTGGCCAGCACCATTGAACTTGACCTGGACGACATCGCCCGGTTCAAGGACAATCAGACGACTGGGTTCGCCACGATCACCATCAAGGGCGGCCAGAACGGTCTGGCACAGGCGCTCTCGATCATCGTCACGCCGCTGGCCTCAGAGGAGTGGGTTACAGATGTCGCCCAGTACCAGATTTCCTCGAAGGTAGCGGCGCCGCCCGTCCCCGTGTCGACAACTTCAGTTTGGAAGACCACATTCAGGTCGAGTATGAGGCTGGGTCAGGTGTACACGTTCTACGCCAACCAGCTTAAGGGCCAGGGGTACATCGAACAGGAGAAGATCTCCGGTCAATACCGTGTGGTCGGTGAGCTCAAACTACAAAACAATGTGACCGCCACCCTGACCGTCAATCAGCGTCCCAATACCACCACGTACGACATCGTCCTGACGCGCAAAACGACTCAATAAGCTTTCTGAGGCCTGGGCTGGTTCCGCTCTTTTTGAAGAGCAGACCCAGCCCCTCTTTTCCGGTTGCCTACGTTCACAAGTGAAATCGGAAGCCACCTCTTCAACGTGCGGCTTCCAGCTTCTACGGGCACCACGGTTGCCTGTGGGTGAGGGGCTCTGAAGTGCTTCAGGACTGAGGGGGGTGGTCTGTCAGACGCCCAAGGTCTGCCTGAAGCGCGGCGACCTCTCTGCGCAGCGCCTGAAGTTCCTCAAGCACCCGACTCCCGGCATCTCCACCGTTCTTCCCACCTTCTCCCTGCTGCTGTTCGCGGTCGTTGCCCACAAAGACACTGGCCACCGACGCGGTCAGGTACCCGAATACGGCAAAGCCGTACAGCGCCAACAGCCACGTCAAGGCGCGACCTTCTGCCGTTTGAGGAAAATAATCGGATCCCATCGTGACCAGACGGTTGTGGCAAGTTGTTGAGGTAGGGTGACGCGGTGCTGAGCGGTCAGAAACTCCCTGGTTACCGATTCCCCCTTGCGGTGATCAGTTACGCCGTCTGGCTCTACCACCGCTTTACCCTGAGCTACCGGGACGTCGAGGAACTCTTGCTGGAACGGGGCATCGCCGTCACCCGCGAGTCCATTCGGACCTGGTGTATCAAGTTCAGCGACCCCTTTGCCCAGGGTCTACGCCATCGAGAACCCCGACGGGGTTCCCGGTGGCACCTTGACGAGATGTGCGTGGACGTGGGCGGTGTCAAACACTGGCTGTGGCGGGCCGTCGACGAACACGGAGCCGTGCTGGACGTCCTCCTTCAGGAACAACGCGACACCGAGGCCGCCAGATCGTTCTTCCACCGATTGCTGGAGGAATACGACGTGCCGGAGGTCATCCATACCGACAAGCTTCGGAGTGACGGCGCAGCTCTTCGGGAATTTCCTGTGCTCCACAGCGTGGAGCACGTCCAGATCGTCTCCACGGCCCGCTGTAACAACCTGATCGAACAATCCCACCGCCCGACACGACGCCAGGAACATCAGCAGCGAGGTTTCCGGTCACGGCAGCGGGCACAAGGTTTTCTCAACCTGCACGCCCGCATCACGAATCTTCACCATCCTGCTCGCTCCACCGTTCCCGCTCGCCACCGGCGTCACCACCAACAGACCGCCTTCAAGACGTGGCAAGAAACCGTGCGGCAGGCGGCCTGAACTTCAAGCCGCCTGCCTTCCCGCAGCCCTCTGCTTCCGTGAAGCACAACCACCTCAACAACTTGCCACAACCCCCGGGCACCCTCACGAATTGGGTCCATTGTCGGTGGGCGGCACGGGACCAACCCCGTCAGCCCAGGACATGTCGTGCCGGCAACACACGCTGCCCCCTCCGCAGGTCACACTGACGCATGAACCCACGTCCCGCCGTCTATTCCTCTAGCGCAGGCACGTCATGAATACGGTTGACCCGACGCGCCGGCTGCTCTCCTTGCTGGGCGTGAGTCCTGTGCCCAAGACGCCGCAACGTGCCTGGTCAGTCACGGACACCAACTGGATGACCTCCATCAGCGACCCCGACATGCAGCGACTCGGGCAGATCTGTCCGCCCCGCCGGTATGCGCGCGGGGCGCGGGTCTACCGGCGGGGTGAGTCAGCAGGCAATCTCTACATCTTGCTCGAAGGCCACGTCAAACTCGCCCAACCCGGCTGGCTGGGCAACGAGCGCGTCCTGACCGTCTGCGGTCCGGACGACTTCTTCGGGGAGAACTTCCTGACCCTCGCCCGGACCTGTCTGGCTGATGCAGTGTGCCTGGGTGACCACACCGTCGTGTGCCCGGTGAGCCGCGAGCAGTTCCTGGAGGTGGCCACCCAGCTGCCTCACGTCGCCCTGACCTTCGCGATGGTGTTGGCGCGGCGCAACGCAGACCTGGAGGAGCGCCTCCACGTCATGACCCAGCCAGTGCAGGTGCGGCTGGCGCGCGTCATGGTGGAACTCGCGGTCCGGCTCGGCGAGAACCTCGGCGGCGAGGTGTACCACCTGAAACTGGACCTCCGGCACGACGAGATCGCCAGCCTGGCGAACGCCAGCCGGGTGAGTGCCACGCAGGCGATCAGCGCGTGGCGGGCCCAGGAGCTCGTACTGGGCACGCGAGGCGACTACCGGGTGAACGTGCAGGGTCTCGAGGCCCTGATCGAGCAACTGGAACTGGAGGCACTGGAGTGACGGCCTCACCAGCCGTGTGGAACGTGCCGTGCGCGCTGGGCGAAACGGTCATGACGGTCGACGTGGCGGTGCTGGGTGGCGGCGCGGCAGGTTTGACCGCCGCCCAGGTAGCCGTCACCCGCGGTCAGACGGTCATCCTGATCGAGCGTGACCGTCTGGGCGGGGAGTGCCTGTTCACTGGGTGCGTGCCCTCGAAGACGCTGCTCTCCCTGGCCAGACGTGTTCACACGGCGAGAAGCGCCGAGGCACTGGGGCTCGCCGTCCTGGGCCCTCCCAGCTGGGCCGCCGTCCAGGCCGCGCTGGGCCGCACCATCGGGGCGTTTCAGGAGGCGGACAGCCCGCATGCGGTGCAGGCGAGTGGCGTGCGGGTGGTCAACGGCGAGGCGCGGTTCGTCGCCCCCCGCACCCTGGAACTTCAGTGCCAGGGCCACACCCACCAGATCGTGGCTGGGGAGATCGTCCTGGCGACCGGGTCCCACCCGGTGGTCCCTCCCATCGAAGGGCTCACGGACCTGCCCTACCTCACGACGGAAACCCTCTTTGACCTGCCCGAGGCACCCGCCCACCTGCTGATCCTGGGGGGTGGCCCGGTCGGGTGTGAGATGGCGCAGGCGTTCGTGCGTCTGGGCAGCGACGTGACCCTCATTCAATCCGCAGCGCAGCTGCTGCCCCGGGATGAACCCGAGGCGGCCCGGCACCTGCTGCAGGTCCTGCGGGCCGACGGGGTGACCGTTCATTTGAACGCCCAGGTTCAGCGCCTGCGGGGAGAAGCGGACGGCATCAAGGCTGACCTGGACAGCGGTGGGACGGTGACCGCCTCTCATGTGCTGCTCGCTACCGGAAAGCGGCCGAACGTCGAGAACCTTGGGCTGGAACGGATCGGGGCCGCTTATGACGAACACGGGCTGACGGTGGACGCCCAGATGCGCTCCACGACCGTGCCGTACCTGAGCGGGGCAGGCGACGTGGTCGGTGGACCAATGTTCACGCACGGCGCGACCGAGCGCGGCACGCTGGCGGGCCTGGGGGCCACCGGCCAGGCCGGCCGCCTGCTCGCGCGCGCCCGCGCCCCCGGGGCCCAGGTCGAGCGCATTCCCTGGGTGACGTTCACATCCCCCGAAATTGCCCACTGGGGCCTGACGGAGGCGGACGCGGTCCAGAAGTACGGCCGGCGGGTGATCGTCGTCGACTATGACTACCGCCACCTGGACCGCGCCATCACCGAGGGCGAGGCGGGCTTCGTGAAGCTCATTGCCCTCCAGGGCCGCCTGGGCACGCCGCTGGGCCTGCGGGTGGTGGGAGCGCAGGTGGTGGGGGGGCCCGCCGGGGAACTGGCGCAGCTGCTCAGCATGCCTGGCCGCCTCGGCATTCATCCCCTCAAGCTGGCCCTGTTGCCCGCTCCTTACCCGACGTACGCCGAGGCGGTGCGTCAGACGTACCTGGGCTTATTCACGCAAGGGCGAGCCTTTGGGGTGAGGCGCCCTGGACGGCGCTGAGCCAAGCAGGGCGGTCGGCGAGCCTTACCTCAGGCCGTGTGGGCCGGTCCCTGCGGCGGCACGCCGCCCTGCCGCCCTGAGATGGCTGGCCAGGTGCCGGACCACCAGGGCCGCATCCGGAGCGGCGCCCCGGAGGGTGGCGGACGCGAACGCGCGCTGCCCACTGAGGCCCACGTAATACAGGCCTGGCACCGTCAAGCTCCGGCCCAGCCGCTGTACTGGTTCTCCCCGCGCATCCAGGGCCCCCGTCCCCCACAGGTAATCCAGATTCGTGCGGTAACCGGTAGCAAAAATGACGCTGTCCACAGCTTCCTCGGTGCCGGTGGTCCAGACCACGCCCCGCGCCGTGAAGCGGCTGAACATCCGCCGCTGGTCCAGACGGCCCTCGTGGAAGGCGGCGCGGTAAACGCCCGGGTCGAACACGGTCCGCGGGCTGGGAAGCCGGCCGAGCCATCCGAGCGGCCACTGGTCCACCCGCAGCCAGGTGATCCAGTCGTGAACATCCCACCCCAGCGGGCGCTGCGGGAAGAACGGCACGGGGGTGCGCACGGCCAGGGTGACCCGGGCGACCTGGGCAAGTTCCACCGCGATCTGAACTGCTGAATTCCCTGCCCCCACGACCACGACCCGCTCGCCGTGGAAGGGGGGCGCGTTCCGGTACTCGAGCGAATGCAGGGTCCGTCCCTGGAAGTTCGGACGCCCCGGCACGTCCGGGGTGCGTGGCTTGCGAAAGGTTCCGGTCGCCGCCACCACGGCCCGTGACTCCACCGTCCGGCCATCGTCGGTCAGGACCCGGAAGGCCGCGCCGGTGGGCAGCACCTGTGACACGTTCGCCCCGGTCAGGACCGGAAAGTGAAATTGCCGGGCATACGCTTCAAGGTAGGCCGCCACCTCATCACGGGTCGGATAATGCTCCGGGTCACCCGGGAAGGGCAGACCCGGCAAGGCCGCGTAGCGGGCGGGAGAGAACAGCCTCAGGCTGTCGTAATGCTGCGGCCAGGAGCCCACCGGCCGCGCGCCCGTCTCCAGCATCACAAACCGCAGGCCACGCTGTTGCAGGTGGTAGGCCGTGGCCAGGCCCGACTGGCCAGCCCCGATGACCACCGCGTCAAACAGCATCGGCCTGGGGTCGCCCGGTCATCACGTGGCCTTCTGAACGATTCCGGACCGGTTCCCCCTTCGTTCCACCGGCCCCAGGGCGCGGAGAACCGGTGTTCATTCTCCTCGGTCCACCTGAAAGATGTCGCCCAGGGCCTTGCGGGCGAGTCTGGGCACGCAGGCATCCTCGGCGGGATGCCCGACCGGCATCACCAGCATGGCCTCCTCGTTCTTAGGCCGGCCCAGCAGTTCGCCCAGAAAACCCATCGGATTGGGCGTGTGGGTCAGGGTGGTCAGGCCGGCATGGTGAACGGCCGCGATGAAGAGCCCGGCCGGGATGGCCACACTCTCCGTGGTGTAGTAGTTCTTGGAGGCGCTGCCGTCGGCGCGCAGGCCATACTTCTCGCGAAACAACACGACCACCCAGGGCGCGTCGGTGAGGTGCGTCTTGACATAATCGGTCCCCAGCGGCGCGAGGGCCGCGCGCCACTCCTCCGGCATCCGTTGGGTGTAGGTCCGGTACTCCTCGTCTTCCGCCGCCTCACGCATCTGCCGTTTGAGGTCAGGGTCCTGCACTGCCAGTTCGATCAGCTCCACCGGCACGGGCTCCGGACTGAACTGCCGGGTGGTGCGCCGCCCGGCCATGTCCTCGTAGAACGTCTGGGCACGGCGGCGCATCTCCTCCAGGGACCGGCGCCGGAAGGCCAGCGGCTCGAATTCGGGCTCGGGAAAGCCGGGATACAGATCCTGGAAGGTGGGGGTGGGTCTGGGGATCATGTGGGTCCTCCGGATGGGTGCTCCACACTCCCGCGTGGAACTGTCCAGCAGCCTGGGGCGGGGCAGGACAACGTCACCTGCTGACCCACCACGACGGCTTCATGCGCAGGCGCGTGCCACACCAGCGTCTGCGGCCCGGCACGCAAGGTCACGCGCTGGAACCCCCCGGCGAACGCGCAGGCCATCACTTCCCCCTGGAAGGCATTCTCACCGAGCGCCCGGTGCATGGTTTCGGGCCTCATGACGAGCGTGACCGGGCCTTCGCGCGCCACGCCCACCTGGAACACGCCCAGCCCGGTCCGCACCTCCTGGCCCCGCTGCTGCCCTGGAATAAAGTTCACACCGCCGAAAAACGCAGCGACATCCACGGACGCCGGGCGAGCGTCACGCCGAGCTTCTTCAATGCGGGCGCGACGGCAGTGTCCACGTACCTGTTGATGTTCTCCGATCCGCCCCACATGTAGAAGTTGACGGTCTGCCCCCGCGCTTCTTTGAGCACCTGGGTCCAGTTGGCGGGGTTGGGGGCGGCGAGGGTCATGCCCATCAGGGCTAAGGTCAGGGCCAGGGCATGCTTCATGGGGTTCCTCCAGGTGGGGTGCGCCGGTGGGCCGCAACGAGGGCCTGCACCTGCGGAAAGTCAGGGTCGATGCTGAAGTGAAACCCATGCCAGTACCCGTCCCGCTCCGGATCGTACCGACGGGGGGCGGGCAGGCGGCCGTCCAGCGCGGCCGCCTTCATGCGGCGGCGGACCTGTACGCGCAGCGTTTCGGGGGCACAGCGCTGCACCTCCGATCGGGTCAGCGCCGGCAGGACCCGCAGGCCAACCGGCTGCCCGTAGCGGAGCGCCGGGCTGAATGGATGCTCCCACACGCGGTGAGCGCCGGTCAGGACCACCGGCAGGACCGGCAGATTCAGGTGCCGTGCCAGAGCAAACGCGCCCTGCTGAAAGTCAGTTTCCAGACCCAGCACCGTGCCCTGAGGAAACAACGCCAGGCTCTCCCCCCCGTGGTGATCGCCCGGGCCTGCCGGAGCAGATGCCGGTAGCCGCCCGACCCACTTTCCGGGTCGATGCTCACGTGGCCCAGCCGGGTGATTGCCGGGCCCACGCCTGGCCAGCTGAAGATCTCTGCGCGCGCAACAAACCGCAGCGGCAGGGGCAGCTGCGCCAGCGCCAGCACGTCCACGACGCTCTCATGCAGAGCAATCACGACGTACGGCCCACGCCCGATGCACTCGGCGCCCGTGATCTCCAGACGAACGCGCAGGTGCCGCAACAGGCGCGCACTGACTTGCTTCTGCGCCGCGTCCCGCTGGTGTGGGCTCAGGTCCGCGGGCAACCGGCTGACGTCACGCACCGCCCCCCACAGCGCGGCGCGGCCCCACCCCGTGAAGTGCAGCCAGTCAGTCACGGCGCGCGGTTGAAATCGGAGGGCCGGGCGCGGACGCCCCTTACCCCGCACCACTGGCCTCCAGGCGGGCCCGGTCCACGCCAGTGGTGGCAGAGGCCAGGCGCCGTACGGGCCTCGGCGCTGCGGAGCCGCGGCGCCCCCGGCGATCTGGCCAGGCGTTCGCCGAAAGGTCCAGGCCCCACCGCGCACTGAGGCGTGACCGGCCTCACCCAGCCGGCTGCCCCGCAGGGTCAGTGGGCGCAGAGTCACCCCACCTGGCATGGGGGCGCGGTGCACCGCGGGACCGATGACCCCAGACGCCACGTCAGTCCGGTCGCCCAGCGCGGCGCCGGCCCGGCCAGTCCACGTCCAGGTCAGGGGGGGGCCCACCCGGCGGCCTCTGCACCGCGCGGTGCCGATCGGGACCACCTGCTCTTCTGTCCGTCCCGCCCCCGGGTCAGCGATTTGCTGCCCTGCCCGGCACCGCGGATGACGGCGTCACGGCAGCGGGGTTTACCCGGGGTCTGCCGGGCGCGTCCAGTCTGTGGGTGGTGGGGCACCAATGTTGCCCCCATGGAACACCACGGCCGGCGAGGCGAGTGTCATGCAGCCAACATCACCCCGGGCGCCACCCGACGGTGACCGTTTCATAACGGGCGCGCGAAGACTGATGTTGGGCGCACAACACCGCGGTGCATCCGGCCCTGGCAAGCTCAAGGGGAGCCGCCTGAGGGTTCCCGGGTCCGCACTGCGGTGCTGCGCCCAGGCCTGTGCTGTTCCAGCATGTCAAGCGGTCGGCCACCGCCCTGGCGTTCCCCAGCCTCAGAACGACGCACTGACCCACCCCCCGCCCAAGGCGACCCCCATGAGTGAGCCCTACCACCTGAAGCAGCCTCCCGTCGATCCGGAACACGCCACACCTGAAGCCCGCGCGGTGCTCGAGTGGGCCAAAGGCCGCGTTCCCAACATGTACCTGATGATGGCGCGCCAGCCGGCAGTCCTGGACACCGACCTCTACGGGTACGAGCCGTTCCGCAAGGGGGCCGGTTTCACGCCCGTGGAGCAGGAAGTGGTGTTCCTGACCCTCAGTGTCGAAAACGGCTGTGAGTACTGCGCGGGCGCCCACTCCTTTCTGGCCGATCACGTGTCGAACGCGCCGGGGGACGTCACAGACGCCATCCGGGACGGGCGGCCCATTGCGGAGCCCAAACTCGAGGCCCTGTGGGCATTCACCCGGGCGATGCATGACACCCGTGGCCGTCCCAGCCAGGCCGACGCCGAGGCGTTCCTCAACGCCGGGTACCGTGAGGAACACATCCTGGGGATTATCCTGGGGTTGGCCGTGAAGACCATCAGCAATTACACCAGTCACGTGTCTGATACGCCGCTTGACGTGACCTTCCAGCCCCGGGAATGGCGCCCCGCATCACGGTCGTAACGGGAGAAGCGCGAAACCGGGCGGCGGCGCGTGCATCCCTGACCTGAGCACCCAGGGGCGCTTCAGCGCCTCATCATGAAGCGGGAGGAGCATCGTGGCAAATGTCGTGGTTTTTGACGTGATCGAAACCCTGCTTGATCTGCGGGCGCTTGACTCGGACTTCGCGCAGCTGTTCGGAGATGCCGGCGCCCGCGAGCAGTGGTTTCAACGGGTTTTGAAGACGGCCCTGACCACCACCGTGACGGGGGCCTACCAGGACTTCGGCGCGATCGGTGGCGCGGCCCTGGACATGACGGCCACCCTCCGCGGGATGAGGGTCAGCGCGGACGACAAACGCCACCTGCGTGCGGCGCTGACCACCCTGCCTGCCCACCCGGACGTGATGGGTGGCCTGGAGCGGCTGAAGGACGCGGGTTTTCGCCTGGCGACCCTGAGCAACAATCCCCGTGAGAGCAGCGAGGCGCAGCTCCGGAATGCGAACCTGAGCGCCTTTTTTGACCAGATGCTCTCCGCCCATGACGTGCGGCGGCTGAAACCGGCGCCGGAGCCGTACCGGTACGCGGCTGAGCAGTTGGGCGTGCACGTCAGCGGCATGTGGATGGTCGCCGCGCACGGCTGGGACATTCAGGGGGCGGCCCGGGCAGGCTGCCGGACCGCCTTCGTCGACCGCCCGGGCCACGTCCTGAGCCCCCTGGCTGACCTGCCCACTGTCACCGGCCCCGACATCGAGGCGGTGGCGGTGCGTCTCCTTGAGCAACCGTCAGAATGACCCGCACTTGGCTGTTGCGCCCAGGGGCGGCGCACCCCCGTACCGCGGGGCCGACCGGAGCGGCCGCACGGGTCGCCGTCCGCCAAGCGGGGTGGCCGGAAGTTTCCCTTCCGGCCTGCGCCTGCCCAGCCGCACCCGCCCGTGCTGAACGGTTCGCGGTTCCGCCGCCATGACGGTGCACGCGCACCTGTTCGATGCGGACGTGCCCGATCAGGACTACACCTCCCTGAGCGACGTACCAGCGCAGCTGACCGACCGCCAGCTGTTGTGGATTCACCTGGACGCCCCCGGACCGGATGAACTGGCGCCGGCCGCCGCCTTGCTTCAGGTGGGCGCCGACACCCTGCGGCAGCTGACCCAGGGG is a window of Deinococcus taeanensis DNA encoding:
- a CDS encoding nitroreductase family protein; the protein is MIPRPTPTFQDLYPGFPEPEFEPLAFRRRSLEEMRRRAQTFYEDMAGRRTTRQFSPEPVPVELIELAVQDPDLKRQMREAAEDEEYRTYTQRMPEEWRAALAPLGTDYVKTHLTDAPWVVVLFREKYGLRADGSASKNYYTTESVAIPAGLFIAAVHHAGLTTLTHTPNPMGFLGELLGRPKNEEAMLVMPVGHPAEDACVPRLARKALGDIFQVDRGE
- a CDS encoding haloacid dehalogenase type II, which translates into the protein MANVVVFDVIETLLDLRALDSDFAQLFGDAGAREQWFQRVLKTALTTTVTGAYQDFGAIGGAALDMTATLRGMRVSADDKRHLRAALTTLPAHPDVMGGLERLKDAGFRLATLSNNPRESSEAQLRNANLSAFFDQMLSAHDVRRLKPAPEPYRYAAEQLGVHVSGMWMVAAHGWDIQGAARAGCRTAFVDRPGHVLSPLADLPTVTGPDIEAVAVRLLEQPSE
- a CDS encoding 1-acyl-sn-glycerol-3-phosphate acyltransferase — its product is MTDWLHFTGWGRAALWGAVRDVSRLPADLSPHQRDAAQKQVSARLLRHLRVRLEITGAECIGRGPYVVIALHESVVDVLALAQLPLPLRFVARAEIFSWPGVGPAITRLGHVSIDPESGSGGYRHLLRQARAITTGGRAWRCFLRARCWVWKLTFSRARLLWHGT
- a CDS encoding flavin-containing monooxygenase, which encodes MLFDAVVIGAGQSGLATAYHLQQRGLRFVMLETGARPVGSWPQHYDSLRLFSPARYAALPGLPFPGDPEHYPTRDEVAAYLEAYARQFHFPVLTGANVSQVLPTGAAFRVLTDDGRTVESRAVVAATGTFRKPRTPDVPGRPNFQGRTLHSLEYRNAPPFHGERVVVVGAGNSAVQIAVELAQVARVTLAVRTPVPFFPQRPLGWDVHDWITWLRVDQWPLGWLGRLPSPRTVFDPGVYRAAFHEGRLDQRRMFSRFTARGVVWTTGTEEAVDSVIFATGYRTNLDYLWGTGALDARGEPVQRLGRSLTVPGLYYVGLSGQRAFASATLRGAAPDAALVVRHLASHLRAAGRRAAAGTGPHGLR
- a CDS encoding TOBE domain-containing protein, with the protein product MNFIPGQQRGQEVRTGLGVFQVGVAREGPVTLVMRPETMHRALGENAFQGEVMACAFAGGFQRVTLRAGPQTLVWHAPAHEAVVVGQQVTLSCPAPGCWTVPRGSVEHPSGGPT
- a CDS encoding IS6 family transposase, with product MSGQKLPGYRFPLAVISYAVWLYHRFTLSYRDVEELLLERGIAVTRESIRTWCIKFSDPFAQGLRHREPRRGSRWHLDEMCVDVGGVKHWLWRAVDEHGAVLDVLLQEQRDTEAARSFFHRLLEEYDVPEVIHTDKLRSDGAALREFPVLHSVEHVQIVSTARCNNLIEQSHRPTRRQEHQQRGFRSRQRAQGFLNLHARITNLHHPARSTVPARHRRHHQQTAFKTWQETVRQAA
- a CDS encoding DUF4384 domain-containing protein, producing the protein MKRTLMSVGLLLGLGTTTAQTAPKITSQSIIVNPVVTPLKVSVWTAKDTTGNAIPTYVAGDRIVLNVKTTQDAYVYLFNVDQKGTISLILPNRFTSGENFIKANTTKTFPSANDKFTFDIAGPAGLNKVLALASTIELDLDDIARFKDNQTTGFATITIKGGQNGLAQALSIIVTPLASEEWVTDVAQYQISSKVAAPPVPVSTTSVWKTTFRSSMRLGQVYTFYANQLKGQGYIEQEKISGQYRVVGELKLQNNVTATLTVNQRPNTTTYDIVLTRKTTQ
- a CDS encoding dihydrolipoyl dehydrogenase family protein, which encodes MTASPAVWNVPCALGETVMTVDVAVLGGGAAGLTAAQVAVTRGQTVILIERDRLGGECLFTGCVPSKTLLSLARRVHTARSAEALGLAVLGPPSWAAVQAALGRTIGAFQEADSPHAVQASGVRVVNGEARFVAPRTLELQCQGHTHQIVAGEIVLATGSHPVVPPIEGLTDLPYLTTETLFDLPEAPAHLLILGGGPVGCEMAQAFVRLGSDVTLIQSAAQLLPRDEPEAARHLLQVLRADGVTVHLNAQVQRLRGEADGIKADLDSGGTVTASHVLLATGKRPNVENLGLERIGAAYDEHGLTVDAQMRSTTVPYLSGAGDVVGGPMFTHGATERGTLAGLGATGQAGRLLARARAPGAQVERIPWVTFTSPEIAHWGLTEADAVQKYGRRVIVVDYDYRHLDRAITEGEAGFVKLIALQGRLGTPLGLRVVGAQVVGGPAGELAQLLSMPGRLGIHPLKLALLPAPYPTYAEAVRQTYLGLFTQGRAFGVRRPGRR
- a CDS encoding carboxymuconolactone decarboxylase family protein, whose product is MSEPYHLKQPPVDPEHATPEARAVLEWAKGRVPNMYLMMARQPAVLDTDLYGYEPFRKGAGFTPVEQEVVFLTLSVENGCEYCAGAHSFLADHVSNAPGDVTDAIRDGRPIAEPKLEALWAFTRAMHDTRGRPSQADAEAFLNAGYREEHILGIILGLAVKTISNYTSHVSDTPLDVTFQPREWRPASRS
- a CDS encoding Crp/Fnr family transcriptional regulator, which encodes MNTVDPTRRLLSLLGVSPVPKTPQRAWSVTDTNWMTSISDPDMQRLGQICPPRRYARGARVYRRGESAGNLYILLEGHVKLAQPGWLGNERVLTVCGPDDFFGENFLTLARTCLADAVCLGDHTVVCPVSREQFLEVATQLPHVALTFAMVLARRNADLEERLHVMTQPVQVRLARVMVELAVRLGENLGGEVYHLKLDLRHDEIASLANASRVSATQAISAWRAQELVLGTRGDYRVNVQGLEALIEQLELEALE